From Candidatus Endomicrobium procryptotermitis:
GAATATCTCTCGGCATCTGAGTCGCAAGACATAAAAATAGGCCGTACTTTCTGCACTCTTTTGCGATTAAATCGAAAGCATCAAGAGTCAGGCTTTCAAAATGTTCATCCGTAATGTTTTTGTTGAGAAACTGATGAGCTTCGTCAACTACAAGTAAAACAGGAGAATCTCTAAAAGTTTTATTTCTCGCTTTATCAAGCAGATAAGAACCTATCGCATTTGCAGTAATTTCTTTGGCAGAAAACAAAGATGAAACATTTTCGAGATTAATTCTCAATATCTTTTCCCCACCATAAGAGCTGCCGGTGAAATTTTCTATAGCATCTATAATCGAGATATTATTTTGCACAGCGTTTTTAAATCCAAAAAGCTTATTAAAAACATCTGTATTTATCAAATTTACTATTTTGTTTACCATAGAAGCCTGCTGATCGTAAAGTTTTGTATCAACGGCCCCCCATCCTTCCGGAAAATACGAAACACTCTCTTCTTTTATCTGCGGCACAAGATAGTTTATGTCAAAATTGCACGTATTGTCCTCTATTTCGGTAACAAATTTTTTGTAAAATGCATTATACTCTTTTCTCTGATGGTAAGCTTTTTTAAAAGTTCCCGTTTTTTCAGACAAACGCATGATTTTAAGAGAACGCACAGCTTCAAGCAAAATCGATTTTTGCGATTCTCCGTTAGGCCTTAAAAGAATAAACAAATCCGAGACGGAAAGTTTTTGATAAGGAAAATAAGAATCTTCTCCTAGAATCAGCGTTTTTGATTTCAGCATACCGTATTCGCCCGTTGCGTCAAAAAGTATTATTCCGTTATTAGTTTTGGAAATTACCGACTCAATAAGTTTTGAAACCGTCCAACTTTTTCCCGAACCCGTCGTTCCTATAACAGCACAATGTCTAGCAAACAGCGAATTTAAAGAAATATTGCAACGAGCGTTCGATGAAACCAGCGTTCCTAAAGGCGCGTACAAATCGCCGTCGGTTTTGCCTGCAAATCTTTGTATATATTTTTCAATTTGTTCTTCTGGACAATAATAAACTTTTGCGCCGGCCGAGGGATATGCAAAAACAGTTTTTTCGGCTTTATCCGGATCAGACAGTTTAAAAGTAAGAAGAAATTCAGCTTTGCCTAAAATCCGCAAGTCTTCATGCGAAGATCTCAGCGTTTTATTGTGGCTGTCATGCATTCCTGTTTCGGTAAGTCTTGCCAAAAAACCACGCTCTTTTCCTTCAATAATGATAAAATCGCCCACATTTACGCCGGATTTGCCGCCGTATTCTTTTGACAAATCCGATAAAGAAGGAAAATATATGCCTGCATATTGAGGATTTATTTCATAAACATAACCTAAAAATTCTTTTTCATTAAATAAGTTCATTGTTTAAATTTTATCACTGTATGGTAAAGACTTAATATAATTTTCCATATATTGCCAATCTGGATTATTATCTTTATCTACAGGAAGCTTAATTGATTCATTTTCAAATTTATTCCAAAATGCTTTCCGTCCAAATTTAAATTTATATTGGTTTTGCTTCATTATAGTTGTTATAAATAATGCATTATATTTATTTAATTTGGAATTATAAAAAGCATATATCTCATCTGATGCTGTAAACTCTTTCTCAACCCAAAAAGCAGTTCCAAAAGTCGAATAAATAATACAATTTTCTTCAGTAAATAAAGGGTTGGATATTCTATCTGTCATACCGTTATTGTTTTGTGACGCAGAGTAATATGGTATTTCGCCTGCTGCTCTGTCAGACTCTATTAACCTTTGTCCATGAGTTATTCTTTCCCAGAGTCTTTTATCAGTAAATTTAAACTCTTTCCATTCTTTCATATTAAGTTTATCAGGCTTTGTAGATATTGTCGTTTTTATAGATTCAAATTTGACACAGCTTTCCAAAGACTTAATATAATTTTCCATATATTGCCAATCTGGATGATTTTTTTTTGCAGGCAGAAGCAGATAAGTTGTTTTTATATTTTTTATTGCCGCAGGCCTTCCATAAGAATATTTATAGGCATTCTTTCTCCAGACAGTTTTAATAAATAATGCCGTATATTTATTTAAAACAAACCCCTTAGGTTTCAGTACGGCTATATGATCACCTGTAGAAAACTCATAATCATGATAAAAACAAAGTCCGGAAAGCGTTGTTTCTATGGTCAATACAGATGAACTATTATTTTTACAGTTATAGAATCCGGACAAGCCATTATTTTTTTCAGTTCTGGTAATATACGGATAATCTCTGCATCCATATATTGAATTAAGTTCCTCAATAGAAACAGCAGGAGACCCTGCAACATCAAATAAAATGCCGATTTCAAATTCTTTCCATTTGGAAGTATTCATTTGTCATCCTTACTAAAATAAGAACTCAACACTGCCAGCAATTCTGCTTCAGATAAATCATCTTTAAATAAAATCCCAATATCCTTTTTTGCTTCAAAAATCATATAATCTGATATTGACTTAACAAAATCAGCTTCGGAGAGAGAAGAGTAGTCGGTTTTTGAATGGGCATATATGGTCCACTCATCATTTTTTTTAATTTTTGTCTTAACTAATGTTATATCATCAGCTATGGAAAGAGTGGTCAAGGAATTAAGTAAATCCTGCTCTGCCTTGCTCCATTTGTTATAAATATCAGTTCTTCCTTTATTTTTTGATAACACAAATCCGTCATCCCTTAAATCGTAAAAAGTAACTTCATCCTTTTCATAATCAAATGACCTGTTTGTCTCAAAGACGGCAATAGCTGTATGAGTTGAAGCATTAGGCTGAAATAGATCAACCGGCATATTTATAACAGTTTTAAGAGTATGCTTTTTTAAAATTGATTCGCGAATATCATTATCTTTAAAATAAGTTGAAAGAGGAGCAATAATAACACCATACCTTGAGCAGTTGTCAAGCAATTTTATTAAAAATGTAATTTCTTTTGGTGTCGGATCAGACTTATTTTCCTTGCCGCTGTATGGAGGATTAATAAAACCAACTGTTGCCTTAAATTTATCTAATTCATCTTGAGCTTTCGGATTATTAATTGAATCATAGTTATGTATTGAAGATTTCCCATCCCCTCTAAACAACATATTTGATACGGCACAAATATACATTGTCGGATTTATTTCAAAACCCAATAGCTGTTTTTCTTTTACATTATCTATTGCTTTCATTTTATCTGTTCTGCCGCTTTTATTGATTTTTTTAATCAAAGCATTCATGCCGGCAATTAGAAAAGCTCCGGTTCCACAGCATAAATCTACAATTCTATCATCATCTTTTAAAGGAATTATTTTTGTAAACAATGCGGCAATATGTCTTGGCGTTAGAACTATTCCTTTTTTTACGTTTGATACACCTGCATATTTTAAAAATTCTTCATAAAATTTTCCTAGAATATCATAATTAGAATTCGTGGAAAAGCGTTTACTAAATAAAGGTATTACATTGGTTTCAAGTTCAATCAGAATATTTTTAAGAATATCACTGTTTCTTAAAATTTGATCTGTTTTCAAAAATGCAAGCTCTGTAAACAAAGTTTCCAGTTTTTCAGAAAGAATCCCTTCTACATCAAGAACACTGTTAACAGTATCAAAAATATTAGTAATAATGGTTTGTGCTGAATATGTCTTATAATGATCAGGAAAATCATTGAGATAATTAGATTTATTCTTTTTTACTTTATGTAAACAAATCATTAAAGCAGAAAGCAAAACAGGTCTCTTTTGTGAATCAATAGAACGAAGCAAATTATTTATTTTTACACTTGACGCACTGACAGAACTTACTGCTTTTTCTTCATCAATAGAATTAAACAATGCCAAAAATTGTTCTTCCGTCATAAAATTTGAAACTTGCGGCAGCAAGAGTATCTTTTCACTTTTACAATCGACTGTATAACAGCTGAATTTATGCTGATAATCCAATGATAAGTCTCCGCTGGCTGCTATTCCTAAAATTTTCCAGTTATCAAAATAATGCTTTAATTTTTGGGGCAGTTGAGAATTAGTAAACCGTTCCAAATACCACTTTATACCACTTACAGCTCCTTTCTTCTTGTCGGGATTATCATGATCTTTTATTGACCTCTTTTCTTCAACTAATATGAGAAGTTTTTCATGAGTGTTAATATATATGCGGTCTGGATATCCAGTTTTTCCATTGCCTTGTTTTGATGCAGTCGATAAAACAGTTTTTATTTCCTCTTTGATTTTTGAAGATGAATCATCCCAATCTGCAACACTATATCCAAGATTCTGTAATTTTTCAGTAACACTCGGACTTATGTTTTTATCTTTTCTAGGCACCATTAATCTCCAAAAATTATTCTTTTTGCAAAGATTACATAATTTATTGTATTCCAAGTCAATAATATCTACTTATTAATTGATTTTTCTATATGTATTTTAAAATCTCATTCGTGTCAAGACAGCCTTTGCGCACTATAACGTAAGGGAATTTTACCATATCTATTACAGTAGACTCAAAAGAAAAATTACATTTTCCACCGTCCACTATAATGTCGACTGTTCCGTCAAACCACAGCGCTTCTTCAAAAGTTTTAGCGCTTTTTTTATTTGAAATGTTTGCCGAAGTGGTCATAACAGGACTGCCGGTTTCTTTTAAAAATTTTAGCATGAAGTCATCATCCGGTATTCTGATACCGAGATTGTCTCTCCCTCCGGAAAGAATTTTGCCCGCCTGCGTCGTAGAAAAAATCAAAGTAAGCCTTCCAGGCCAAAACTTTTCAGCTATTGTTAAAGCTTTGTCAGGTATTTCGACAAGAATTTTTGCACTTTCAATATCCGTAGTCATCGCCACCAAAGGCTTTCTAAAACTTCTGCCTTTGATTTTATATATCATTTTCTGCGCTTCAATATTAAAAGCGTCAACGGCAAAACCATAAACAGTTTCCGTAGGCACAATGGCAATGCCGCCAGTTTTTATAATTTCTGCTGCTTTTTTATGCGCTTTTTTGTTTTTTGCAGGTATTTTTATTGTATTTTTATTATTCATGCTTTTTTCCGCAAGAGATCAACTGCGGTAATCGCCGTTAATCTTTACATAATCGTACGAAAAGTCGCATGTATAATATTTCGAACTTTCTTTTCCCGCTTTTAAATCTATTACTATTTTAATCTCTTTTTTGAGCAATGCTTTTTTTGCTTTACTTTCAGAAAAATTTACTGCCATTCCGTTTTTTGAAGTTAAAATCCCGCACATATAAATATCCATTTTTTGGGGATTAAAATTCACTCCTGATCTTCCGACTGCCGCCGCGACTCTTCCCCAGTTTGCATCTGCACCGAAAATTGCTGTTTTGAACAGAGGAGAAATAGCTACCGTCGAAGCTATCGCTTTGGCATTATTTTTGGTTTTAGCATTGCACACTTCTATCTCGATAAATTTTGTCGCCCCTTCGCCGTCTTTTGCAATCTGTTTTGCAAGCGATAAAGTTACCGCGTCTAAAGCTGTGGAAAATTCTTTTAAATCTGCACGCGACAGTTTTTTCGTTTTGCTTTGGCCGTTTGCAAGAATTATCAAAGTATCGTTCGTAGAAGTATCGCCGTCAACACTGACGCAGTTATACGATTTATCCGCTGAAGATTCCAAAAGCTTTTGCAGAGTTTCTGCCTCTATCTCGGCATCGGTAAGTATAAAAGAAAGCATTGTGGCATGAAGTCCCCGCATGTTCGGATGAATCATTCCAGCGCCTTTTGCACAACCCCATACCGAAATTTCTCCGCCGGCAGTTTTGACTTTTTTGAATGCCGTTTTTATGAAAGTATCTGTTGTCATTATCGCTGAAACTGAATCATCCTTGTTTTTCTTTGAAGTTCCGACGGCATTTTTAAGCTTTTTTATGCCGCTTCTGAAAGCGTCCATATTTAAATGCTGTCCGATAACGCCGGTTGAAGCACACAACACAGAATTTTTTGAAAGATTAAACTCTTTTTCAATTTCAGAACAAACAGTCAAGGCATCAGTTCTGCCTTTAATTCCCGTGCATGCATTCGCACAACCAGAATTTACGATAATTGCAGAAATTCTGCCGCCTTTTTTCATTTTCTCGATATCGACAATAACTGGAGCGGCTTTCGTAACGCTTTTGGTAAACATTCCCGCAGCGGACGCAGGTACGCAAGAAATAAATAAAGCCAAATCTTTTTTGCCTTCTTTTTTATGCAGCCCACAACGGACGCCGCCGGCTTTAAACCCTTTTGGAAACATCTTTCTTTTCTCCCGCAAACATAGTTTCGAATATTGCTCCTTTTTATTTTAATCCAAAAAAATGGAGTATTTTTTCTTTATAACTTAGCACAGTTTGTTTTACTACGTTGAATACTTTTCTTTCCGCGGCAATTCTTTCGGCTTCGGCGGCTTTCTCGGCTGCAAGTCTTGCAGCTTCTGCTGCGGCTTTTGCTTCTGCTGCGGCTTTTGCTTCGGCGGCCAATTTCGCCACTTCGGCCTCAGCCGCTTCTTTTGCTTTTCTTTCGGCATCAGCGGCAGCTTGCTTTTTAGCCGCGGCGGCGGACTTTCTCTTAGCATCGGCCGCTTTTACCTGTTCAATAAGTTTTTGTTTTGCCGAAGCGATTAGTTCATCGACTTTTGCGCCTTTATATGTCGTTTCTTTCGAGGCTTCAAACCATTTTATCGATTTCTCATAATCGCGTTTAATTTTATCGTTTCCATTATAATAAAGATTTCCGAGAGTATACTGTGCCCTGCCATAACCGTTTTCGGCGGATTTGTTGAGCCATTTTAAAGCGTTTTCCGTATCTTTTTTATAGGTATAAACCATGCTGAGCTCATATTGCGCACCCCTGTCACCTCTTTCGGCATCGGCTTTCAAATCGGCAACGTCTTCTGGCGAGTTAGGATTTACCGCTTTTTTTTGTGCAAAAGTAAAACTTGAAAACAACAAACAAAGAATAATTGCAGTGAAAAAATTTTTTTTCATTTTTTTTCCTTTTATTTTTTTAACTTGTCTTTTGTCTTTGCTAAACTTCCAAGATTGCTGCCTTCTAATCTTCTGCTGTTAGTTACACCAACCCTTCTGTTTCTGATAAATTGAACATTATATTCATGTTCTGCACCGCTTGTCCGCTTGCGCCTTTAACAAGGTTGTCTATTACGGAAATTATTATAAGAGTGCCGGTTCTTTCATCGATTTTTAACGATATTTCGCAGAGATTTGTATTTTCTACATCTTTTATGCCTGGCATTTTACCTTCATCAAAAATTTTAACAAAAGGCTTTCCTTCATAAAATTTTTTGTATGCGCCAATGATCTCTGTAGTTTTAGTATCTTTTTTAAGTCTTACATAAATCGTCGAAAGCATTCCTCTTTCTACGGGAATAATATGCGGAGTGAAAATAAGCGTTATGTTTTCTCCGGACAACTTTGCAAGTTCCTGCTCTATTTCAGGTATATGCCTGTGGCTTCCAGCTATTTTATAAGCTCTAAAATTTGGATGTTCATTTGCAAAATATTCCTGCGAAGCTTTTCTCCCTGCTCCAGAAATTCCGCTTTTAGCATCGACAATCATTCCTTTTAAATCAACAAAACCGTTTTTTACCGCAGGCGCACAACCTAAAAGAATGCTGGTAGGGTAACATCCGGGATTGGCGACGATGGACGCATTTTTTATACGAGCTTCATTCAGCTCCGACAGTCCATAAACAGCTTTTGCAATATAATCTTTTGCCGTATGAGCCACTTTATACCATTTTTCATAAACCACAGCATCGTTTATCCTGAAATCCGCAGACAAATCTATGACTTTGATTCCCGCATCCGCAAGTTTAGGCACAATTTCAAAAGCTACGGCATGAGGCAATGCAAGAAATACCACATCGCTGCCATCTTTAATTTTATTTATATCTAAAGCTTCGACTTTCAAATTTAGACCTGCAAAATGCGGATAAACATCTTTTAAATCTCTCGCTGCAGAAGAATTCCTACCATAAAGACCGCATATGCTAGCATGTGGATGCTTTGAAAGGATTTTTAAAAGTTCTTCTCCTGTATAACCCGTTATCCCTACAATTGAAACTCTAATCATATTTCTTCTCCGCTTTGAATTCTTTATTATTTGAATTTTCCGGATAAATCAGTACGGTAAATTCACCCCGCAGACTTTGTCTGTTTTTTATGTTTTCGAACACTTCTTTAATACTTCCTCTTATAAACTCTTCAAACTTTTTTGTCAGCTCCCTTGCAAGACACATATCGGCTTTTTCACCAAAAAGTTCAAGACAGTTCTCAACGGTTTTCAAAATTCTGTGAGGAGATTCGTAAAAAACTATAGTTTTGCCAAGCGAAGAACACAGCGCAAGTTCCTTTTTTATCTTACCTGCCTTTCTTTTTAAAAACCCGCAAAAAACGAATCCATCTGAAGGCAGACCGGAGCCTACCAAAGCTGTTATCACGGCACTTGCTCCGGGCAGAACTTCGATTTTTATATTTTTGTCTAATGCTTCTTTTATGAGCATATAACCCGGGTCAGAAACTGCAGGTGTTCCGCCATCAGAAACAAGAGCTACGTTTTTCCCGTTGATAAGCTTATCCGCAATTTGTGGCAGGCGGCAATGCTGATTATAGGAATAAAAACTTATAAGTGGTTTTGATATTTCAAAATGCGTAAGAAGTTTCAAACTCTGTCTGGTATCTTCACAGGCAATTAAATCACATTCTTTAAGAACTCTTAAAGCTCTTAATGTTATATCTTCAAGATTTCCTATAGGTGTTGGAACTATATACAGAGTACCGCTCATAATTATTAAAAACCGGCAATCCATCTTTAAAAAAATGGATTTGCTTATTATATTAAAATTCTCTCTTGCCGCTACTTATATATCCTACGGTAATTTATGTGCGGGAAAATATTGTTTTTGTTTTCTAGATCGTTAAGATAAAATTCGTCAATCGAATTGCCAGTTATCTGCCCATAAAGATTTGTGAAATTCACGATATGATCTCTGGTGCGTTTTTGCGCATATTCAACCATCGTTCCAGTGGTCATGATAAAAGCCCAGTCCGAAGATTGAGCAAGAAGAAGTTCCCTTGCCGACTGATTTAAAGCCCTTTCAAGAACATCTGAAGCATTCGGAAATCTTTCTGTAAGTTCGACCATTCTTTCCGCGGCTTTATGTAGATGTCTGTAAATATAATCGTTGGATTCATTCAGCCAGACCTCATAATAGCCTTTGTCACCCCAAGACGAAGCAGCAGGCGTAAGAATCTGGTTAACCGGAAACTTTTCTAAATATTCAATCGGAGTAATCGGTTTTATTATATTTTGATCATAATGCATTTTTCTGAAAAGAAAATTTATAAAGTCAGGACCTTCAAACCACCAATGGCCGAAAAGTTCTGCATCATACATTGAAGTGACAAGCGGCGGCCTTCCCAAAATTTCCGCAAGATATTCAGCCTGTTTTATTCTATTAAAAAGAAAATTTCCGGCATGTTCTGCCGCCTTATTTTTTGCCTGTTGCGGATTATAAGGCTGCTTGTCGCTGAGCGAAACTTTGCCGGTAATTCTGTGATATTTTATGCCTATATTTCTTCTTATTCCATCTGAATGTAGATAAGGTTTTATGTATTCATATTCCAAATCGTAACCCAAATCCCTGTAAAATTCTCTGTAATCCGGATCTCCTGGATAACCGGATTCGGCGCTCCATACCTGATGAGCTGTTTCCATATCTCTTGAAAACGCCGCTACGCCGCTCGGACAATAAGCAGGAGCAAAAACTCCGAATTTTGGACGCGGCGTTCCGTAAAGTATTCCGTGAGCTTCAAGAAAAAAGAATTTTATGTCTTCTTCTTTCAAAATTTTGTCTATTCCAGGATAGTAAGCACATTCGGCGAGCCAAATTCCACGCGGAACGCGGCCGAAATGCCTTGCATAATCGTCAACAGCAACTCTTATCTGCGCCCTTTGAGCTTTTTCATTATCCATAAGCGGAATAAAACCATGCGTCGCACAGCAAGTTATGATTTCTATCTTTCCCATATCCTGCATATTTTTAAAACCCGTCAGAATATTGCCGTTATATTTTTCCCAAAGCCTTCTGCATTCTTTAAAATGTGCGTCATACATCAGCGCCACAGGATGAAATTCTGGCAAAGCTTTTGTGCGATGCAATTCTTTTTCTGCAAACTCTATATGTTTATTTAACCTTTCATAATATCTGGACTGAAGCAAAGAATCCGCAAGCATGTTGGCAAGAGGAGGAGTGATTGTCATTGTAAGACGGAAGTCAATGCCATCCTCGACAAGCTTTTCAAAAACCGACAATAAAGGGAGATAAGTTTCCGAAACGGCTTCGTAAAACCAGTCTTCTTCTAAAAAATCGGGATATTCCGGATGTCTGACATATGGAAGGTGAGCATGCAACTGTAAGCACCAATATCCTCTAGGATCCATCACATACCCCCCCCGTATCGCAATCTATTTGGTTTTTTTACACATTTTAAACGTAATATGATTTTTCATTGTCCCAGATGAAGATATTGCTTCTATAGGGCAGCCTTGCTATCCATCAGGAAGATAAAATCTTAAAGAAAACAAACCGTCGACAGCAAGAGGTACATTTTTCCCTGAACAATAAGAGAAGCATCGGGTTACACAGCTCCATAAATATCATCTCTCGCTATCGGTTTTAAGTTAGAAGTTTTTTTCTTTTACATCCACGGTTTTTACAAAAGGGAACTCTCCACTTTTAAAAGAAGAACTGGCTCCTTCAGGCATTCCGCTTGCGGAAAGTTTCGTAAGTTCTTCCCAGCGTTCTCTCATAAGTTTTACTAAATCATATGAACTTTGTCCGATATGTCTCGCTCCGGAAATTTTGAGAAGTCTTTCAAATTCAACATGTAAAAGCGCCCACTGTTCATCAGTAACGCTTGAAATACCATGTCTTGGCATAGCTGTCGAATTTGTTCTCGCAACGGTGATAAATTCACCGTTTTTAAGAATATACCCTACATCTGCACACCATGAACAGTTAAACTCTCCGACGTTTACATACCAACTCAAAGCATTTGGATTAACTGAAATATCAAACGATTTATTAGCATTTCTCCCGTCAAAGTTTACATTAGTGACATCATATACTCTTATTGTAAGGTTGGAAGGATCGAAGTTTTGTCCGTATTTATTTTTGATTTCTTCTATTGTATTAGCACTGATTTCCCAATAAATATATATCCATATCGCATCCCTAGGAAGCATAACCGCCTTCGTGTCTCCGTAATTGGAAGGAAGTCCCGATTTATTTACCCTGCTGCTTTTGTCTATGCCTTGTATTTTAGAGCTTAAATTTTCGCTCATGGTATATTTCTCCAATCTTTTATATTTACTAATAATGCTGAAATTTCGTATT
This genomic window contains:
- a CDS encoding DUF4912 domain-containing protein → MSENLSSKIQGIDKSSRVNKSGLPSNYGDTKAVMLPRDAIWIYIYWEISANTIEEIKNKYGQNFDPSNLTIRVYDVTNVNFDGRNANKSFDISVNPNALSWYVNVGEFNCSWCADVGYILKNGEFITVARTNSTAMPRHGISSVTDEQWALLHVEFERLLKISGARHIGQSSYDLVKLMRERWEELTKLSASGMPEGASSSFKSGEFPFVKTVDVKEKNF
- a CDS encoding SAM-dependent methyltransferase codes for the protein MPRKDKNISPSVTEKLQNLGYSVADWDDSSSKIKEEIKTVLSTASKQGNGKTGYPDRIYINTHEKLLILVEEKRSIKDHDNPDKKKGAVSGIKWYLERFTNSQLPQKLKHYFDNWKILGIAASGDLSLDYQHKFSCYTVDCKSEKILLLPQVSNFMTEEQFLALFNSIDEEKAVSSVSASSVKINNLLRSIDSQKRPVLLSALMICLHKVKKNKSNYLNDFPDHYKTYSAQTIITNIFDTVNSVLDVEGILSEKLETLFTELAFLKTDQILRNSDILKNILIELETNVIPLFSKRFSTNSNYDILGKFYEEFLKYAGVSNVKKGIVLTPRHIAALFTKIIPLKDDDRIVDLCCGTGAFLIAGMNALIKKINKSGRTDKMKAIDNVKEKQLLGFEINPTMYICAVSNMLFRGDGKSSIHNYDSINNPKAQDELDKFKATVGFINPPYSGKENKSDPTPKEITFLIKLLDNCSRYGVIIAPLSTYFKDNDIRESILKKHTLKTVINMPVDLFQPNASTHTAIAVFETNRSFDYEKDEVTFYDLRDDGFVLSKNKGRTDIYNKWSKAEQDLLNSLTTLSIADDITLVKTKIKKNDEWTIYAHSKTDYSSLSEADFVKSISDYMIFEAKKDIGILFKDDLSEAELLAVLSSYFSKDDK
- the rsmI gene encoding 16S rRNA (cytidine(1402)-2'-O)-methyltransferase, producing the protein MSGTLYIVPTPIGNLEDITLRALRVLKECDLIACEDTRQSLKLLTHFEISKPLISFYSYNQHCRLPQIADKLINGKNVALVSDGGTPAVSDPGYMLIKEALDKNIKIEVLPGASAVITALVGSGLPSDGFVFCGFLKRKAGKIKKELALCSSLGKTIVFYESPHRILKTVENCLELFGEKADMCLARELTKKFEEFIRGSIKEVFENIKNRQSLRGEFTVLIYPENSNNKEFKAEKKYD
- a CDS encoding restriction endonuclease subunit S, producing MNTSKWKEFEIGILFDVAGSPAVSIEELNSIYGCRDYPYITRTEKNNGLSGFYNCKNNSSSVLTIETTLSGLCFYHDYEFSTGDHIAVLKPKGFVLNKYTALFIKTVWRKNAYKYSYGRPAAIKNIKTTYLLLPAKKNHPDWQYMENYIKSLESCVKFESIKTTISTKPDKLNMKEWKEFKFTDKRLWERITHGQRLIESDRAAGEIPYYSASQNNNGMTDRISNPLFTEENCIIYSTFGTAFWVEKEFTASDEIYAFYNSKLNKYNALFITTIMKQNQYKFKFGRKAFWNKFENESIKLPVDKDNNPDWQYMENYIKSLPYSDKI
- the argC gene encoding N-acetyl-gamma-glutamyl-phosphate reductase, which produces MIRVSIVGITGYTGEELLKILSKHPHASICGLYGRNSSAARDLKDVYPHFAGLNLKVEALDINKIKDGSDVVFLALPHAVAFEIVPKLADAGIKVIDLSADFRINDAVVYEKWYKVAHTAKDYIAKAVYGLSELNEARIKNASIVANPGCYPTSILLGCAPAVKNGFVDLKGMIVDAKSGISGAGRKASQEYFANEHPNFRAYKIAGSHRHIPEIEQELAKLSGENITLIFTPHIIPVERGMLSTIYVRLKKDTKTTEIIGAYKKFYEGKPFVKIFDEGKMPGIKDVENTNLCEISLKIDERTGTLIIISVIDNLVKGASGQAVQNMNIMFNLSETEGLV
- the argJ gene encoding bifunctional glutamate N-acetyltransferase/amino-acid acetyltransferase ArgJ codes for the protein MFPKGFKAGGVRCGLHKKEGKKDLALFISCVPASAAGMFTKSVTKAAPVIVDIEKMKKGGRISAIIVNSGCANACTGIKGRTDALTVCSEIEKEFNLSKNSVLCASTGVIGQHLNMDAFRSGIKKLKNAVGTSKKNKDDSVSAIMTTDTFIKTAFKKVKTAGGEISVWGCAKGAGMIHPNMRGLHATMLSFILTDAEIEAETLQKLLESSADKSYNCVSVDGDTSTNDTLIILANGQSKTKKLSRADLKEFSTALDAVTLSLAKQIAKDGEGATKFIEIEVCNAKTKNNAKAIASTVAISPLFKTAIFGADANWGRVAAAVGRSGVNFNPQKMDIYMCGILTSKNGMAVNFSESKAKKALLKKEIKIVIDLKAGKESSKYYTCDFSYDYVKINGDYRS
- a CDS encoding DUF1957 domain-containing protein is translated as MDPRGYWCLQLHAHLPYVRHPEYPDFLEEDWFYEAVSETYLPLLSVFEKLVEDGIDFRLTMTITPPLANMLADSLLQSRYYERLNKHIEFAEKELHRTKALPEFHPVALMYDAHFKECRRLWEKYNGNILTGFKNMQDMGKIEIITCCATHGFIPLMDNEKAQRAQIRVAVDDYARHFGRVPRGIWLAECAYYPGIDKILKEEDIKFFFLEAHGILYGTPRPKFGVFAPAYCPSGVAAFSRDMETAHQVWSAESGYPGDPDYREFYRDLGYDLEYEYIKPYLHSDGIRRNIGIKYHRITGKVSLSDKQPYNPQQAKNKAAEHAGNFLFNRIKQAEYLAEILGRPPLVTSMYDAELFGHWWFEGPDFINFLFRKMHYDQNIIKPITPIEYLEKFPVNQILTPAASSWGDKGYYEVWLNESNDYIYRHLHKAAERMVELTERFPNASDVLERALNQSARELLLAQSSDWAFIMTTGTMVEYAQKRTRDHIVNFTNLYGQITGNSIDEFYLNDLENKNNIFPHINYRRIYK
- a CDS encoding threonylcarbamoyl-AMP synthase, giving the protein MNNKNTIKIPAKNKKAHKKAAEIIKTGGIAIVPTETVYGFAVDAFNIEAQKMIYKIKGRSFRKPLVAMTTDIESAKILVEIPDKALTIAEKFWPGRLTLIFSTTQAGKILSGGRDNLGIRIPDDDFMLKFLKETGSPVMTTSANISNKKSAKTFEEALWFDGTVDIIVDGGKCNFSFESTVIDMVKFPYVIVRKGCLDTNEILKYI
- a CDS encoding ATP-binding protein — translated: MNLFNEKEFLGYVYEINPQYAGIYFPSLSDLSKEYGGKSGVNVGDFIIIEGKERGFLARLTETGMHDSHNKTLRSSHEDLRILGKAEFLLTFKLSDPDKAEKTVFAYPSAGAKVYYCPEEQIEKYIQRFAGKTDGDLYAPLGTLVSSNARCNISLNSLFARHCAVIGTTGSGKSWTVSKLIESVISKTNNGIILFDATGEYGMLKSKTLILGEDSYFPYQKLSVSDLFILLRPNGESQKSILLEAVRSLKIMRLSEKTGTFKKAYHQRKEYNAFYKKFVTEIEDNTCNFDINYLVPQIKEESVSYFPEGWGAVDTKLYDQQASMVNKIVNLINTDVFNKLFGFKNAVQNNISIIDAIENFTGSSYGGEKILRINLENVSSLFSAKEITANAIGSYLLDKARNKTFRDSPVLLVVDEAHQFLNKNITDEHFESLTLDAFDLIAKECRKYGLFLCLATQMPRDIPEGTLSQIGSFIVHRIINERDKKVVENAASSAGKNMLSFLPALGEGEVLLVGVDFPMPLLLKIDKPDCPPVYNTPRLNKIL